One Rhizoctonia solani chromosome 3, complete sequence genomic region harbors:
- a CDS encoding Fungal specific transcription factor domain, with amino-acid sequence MDISPGAMPGHGLTHQLIIDAKSVTNNDRYVRDAKIPIRAAFGLNIRNDRQALALGCPSGLETDYAGASGFEYNAVLVQPTSLLPSRPGATSVHTNLGECLDSSLLPSSIIAHTELLQATPALSQSTYPSFRGATVSRGANNTALKKWEYAQEYGLRVIWPPEDRENNPDFDSEGVMPVLSKSIDTLVRTAVFEPVFQEILHFYSTYLSRIYYDYAVVNEDTMGWILERFKLSKAGKYAILATATLFRSNYEQSPSTRSLRDHTKELHAIALKQLDLELNSIEVSPQAKLVALEEMTRYEYFANTSSNYFPHLTQSASIVREILQSDTIDLLSLSGDDTHDIRCFAWCDITNSMATSRPTLLNYESNLECTQHFDWEDAHANPSKGIEWIYGCPDVIAVLMARTIALKHLKISREERLSRGAKLEQLIFGWRFRPTHAKGSVMRVARVGVQEMWRHAAIIHIHQAIFRSDPTHSVVRDSVKNIIKIASTLKPGVNPDSPQVDNTTQPLGGAFAISPKDRYTLKSRIIGCGNEPILRNLAVNLDDVWARTDSTGRFSSWSDKENSAIFF; translated from the exons ATGGACATTTCTCCTGGTGCCATGCCTGGCCATGGGCTGACTCATCAATTGATTATAGACGCAAAAAGTGTGACGAACAACGACCGGTATGTTCGCGATGCGAAAATACCTATTCGCGCTGCGTTTGGCCTCAACATCCGCAACGACCGTCAA GCACTCGCTCTGGGATGTCCGTCTGGCCTTGAAACTGATTATGCTGGTGCTTCCGGTTTTGAGTATAACGCTGTTCTTGTGCAGCCAACGTCTCTACTGCCTAGTAGACCGGGAGCCACTTCTGTGCACACCAATCTTGGAGAGTGCTTGGACTCCAGTCTTTTGCCATCTTCGATCATTGCCCATACCGAACTCTTACAGGCCACACCGGCGCTCAGCCAGAGTACATATCCTTCGTTCCGTGGCGCGACCGTCTCGAGGGGTGCCAACAATACAGCCTTGAAAAAATGGGAGTATGCTCAAGAATACGGGCTGAGAGTAATCTGGCCGCCCGAAGATAGAGAGAACAACCCCGACTTTGACTCTGAAGGAGTCATGCCTGTATTATCCAAGTCCATTGACACGTTGGTCCGGACGGCCGTGTTTGAGCCAGTGTTTCAGGAGATACTCCACTTTT ATTCAACATATCTGAGTCGAATATACTATGATTATGCTGTGGTCAACGAAGACACTATGGGATGGATATTAGAAAGATTTAAACTATCAAAGGCGGGGAAATATGCGATACTTGCCACTGCAACTTTGTTCCGGTCCAACTACGAACAGTCTCCGTCAACTAGGTCACTACGCGATCACACGAAAGAGCTACACGCAATTGCTTTGAAGCAGCTTGACTTGGAATTAAACAGTATTGAGGTATCACCACAGGCCAAGTTAGTAGCATTGGAAGAGATGACGCGTTACGAG TactttgccaatacatccTCTAATTACTTTCCGCACCTGACGCAGTCCGCCTCTATTGTTAGAGAAATTCTACAAAGCGATACAATCGACTTGTTAAGTCTTAGTGGtgatgacacccatgacattCGTTGCTTTGCTTGGTGCGATATTACGAACAGCATGGCAACTTCACGGCCTACGTTACTCAATTATGAATCAAATCTTGAGTGTACACAACATTTTGACTGGGAAGATGCTCATGCCAACCCAAGCAAGGGGATAGAGTGGATATATGGGTGTCCCGACGTCATTGCCGTTCTCATGGCTCGTACCATAGCTCTCAAGcacctcaagatttcaaggGAGGAAAGACTATCGCGAGGAGCAAAGCTTGAGCAACTGATATTTGGCTGGCGCTTTCGACCGACGCACGCCAAAGGGTCTGTGATGCGAGTCGCCAGGGTCGGCGTCCAGGAGATGTGGCGACATGCGGCTATAATACATATTCACCAG GCGATATTCAGATCAGATCCCACTCACTCTGTCGTGAGAGACTCTGTCAAGAACATAATCAAAATTGCATCCACCCTCAAACCGGGAGTTAACCCTGACT CCCCTCAAGTTGACAATACTACCCAACCTTTAGGCGGGGCATTTGCAATCTCGCCAAAGGACCGGTACACGCTGAAATCTCGAATTATTGGGTGCGGGAATGAGCCCATTCTGAGAAATCTTGCGGTCAACCTTGACGATGTTTGGGCAAGAACCGACTCAACTGGGCGTTTCTCAAGTTGGTCGGATAAGGAGAATTCGGCCATCTTTTTCTAA
- a CDS encoding reovirus sigma C capsid domain protein, producing the protein MSQPSNTLSIEQCLKTLQRLEIQGLAIEEHDELVANALAALSDSNEVAKFKESIKESARLAKEIDDVFSQQAQILLGLIVFGLWPLLLLYQEWINLRERWRDCLRFSCQVALDTAEILKRFDQVYLAQVETIKSDEDRLKAIAAIEPFITELEQNDKSAEMSRKFLDLKRDVAAFGEKYTLSATAVASIPLTNDIKAIDESIKRVQSAFGGIVGGRLLVGLGVAGSASRVISSLQAYRQEKIEALRKVTQVTTGINSLVAEQPSSLSFEAPNINLMLENLLTFAEIWSSVRSQSVQFCEHLKGGLEAATNLRFKAEIKLAREVCTPLQEGLAEYNEQLQSWM; encoded by the exons atgtcacaaccaagcaACACATTATCCATCGAGCAATGCCTAAAAACCTTACAAAGATTAGAAATACAAGGTTTGGCGATAGAGGAACACGATGAACTCGTGGCAAATGCCCTAGCCGCACTTAGCGACTCGAACGAAGTTGCAAAATTCAAGGAGAGCATCAAGGAGTCAGCTCGGTTAGCAAAAGAGATTGACGATGTTTTCAGTCAACAAGCCCAAATTCTACTCGGTCTAATAGTTTTCGGACTCTGGCCTCTATTGCTTCTGTACCAGGAATGGATTAATTTGAGAGAG CGATGGAGAGACTGCCTGCGTTTTTCTTGCCAAGTTGCATTGGACACAGCTGAAATTCTGAAAC GCTTTGACCAAGTCTATCTAGCACAGGTCGAAACTATCAAATCAGATGAAGACCGTCTTAAAGCGATTGCTGCCATAGAGCCTTTTATT ACTGAGTTGGAACAAAACGACAAGTCTGCAGAAATGTCAAGAAAATTCTTGGACTTAAAGCGTGATGTAGCTGCATTTGGAGAAAAGTATACACTTTCCGCCACAGCAGTCGCAAGCATCCCCCTTACAAATGATATCAAAGC GATCGATGAATCA ATCAAGAGAGTACAAAGTGCTTTTGGTGGCATTGTGGGAGGCAGGTTATTAGTA GGCCTTGGAGTAGCTGGCAGTGCCTCTCGAGTCATTTCTTCACTTCAGGCCTATCGCCAAG AAAAAATTGAAGCCCTCAGGAAGGTCACTCAAGTTACAACAGGAATAAACTCACTGGTGGCAGAGCAACCATCCTCCCTATCATTTGAGGCACCAAATATCAATCTAATGCTCGAGAACCTCCTTACGTTTGCAGAAATATGGTCTTCG GTACGAAGCCAAAGCGTTCAATTTTGCGAACACCTGAAGGGGGGCTTGGAAGCAGCCACAAATTTA AGGTTCAAAGCAGAAATCAAACTGGCGAGGGAAGTCTGTACTCCACTGCAGGAGGGCTTAGCAGAGTATAACGAACAGCTTCAGAGCTGGATGTAG
- a CDS encoding reovirus sigma C capsid domain-containing protein, producing the protein MAAATALSQSGSPAALNNSRRKESQKESDELQWPGKFAENVSQVAEWAAQVDESFSKVTYGLKDMNDKYGTTFPPLRTFLSEWQGYNQNESWRLPRMAEGFRSLKRDIEGYVVRFDAWVQTTSTELKQQAQDLQKVIEDLQAKIEELDKKIIEATAALLGSAAIETVVARWSDSRWNNPAIALAERIDYNTLEQTTGTRGSHRQQEALAHVKTAFDGLKPDIALICQKLSLFGEIWSSVQAQTRAFQETLRGGMEAVTNFRFKKDVELAQKLCTPLRNGLERYATLLENR; encoded by the exons ATGGCTGCCGCGACCGCTCTCTCCCAGTCAGGCTCACCTGCAGCCCTCAACAATTCAAGACGGAAGGAGTCTCAAAAGGAATCCGATGAATT ACAGTGGCCAGGCAAGTTTGCCGAGAACGTTTCCCAGGTGGCTGAATGGGCCGCTCAAGTCGATGAAAGCTTTTCAAAAGTGACCTACGGTCTGAAAGACATGAATGATAAATACGGTACAACTTTCCCACCTCTTCGCACCTTCCTCAGCGAATGGCAGGGATACAACCAA AACGAATCATGGCGACTCCCAAGAATGGCGGAAGGCTTCAGATCCCTAAAGCGCGATATCGAAGGCTATGTCGTCAGATTCGACGCGTGGGTCCAGACAACGAGCACTGAACTCAAACAACAAGCTCAGGATCTTCAAAAGGTGATCGAGGACCTCCAGGCAAAAATTGAAGA GTTGGATAAGAAG ATCATAGAGGCTACCGCCGCATTATTGGGCAGTGCTGCTATAGAAACAGTCGTCG CTCGTTGGAGTGATAGTCGCTGGAACAACCCTGCAATAGCACTTGCCGAACGCATTG ACTATAACACTCTCGAACAAACGACAGGAACTCGCGGAAGTCATCGTCAGCAGGAGGCGTTGGCGCACGTTAAGACTGCATTTGACGGACTGAAGCCTGACATTGCACTGATCTGTCAAAAGCTATCCTTGTTCGGCGAGATATGGTCCTCC GTTCAAGCACAGACCCGAGCATTCCAAGAGACCTTGAGGGGTGGTATGGAGGCAGTTACGAACTTC AGATTCAAGAAGGATGTCGAGCTGGCACAGAAGCTTTGCACGCCTCTTCGTAATGGCCTGGAAAGATATGCGACGCTATTGGAGAATCGTTAG
- a CDS encoding Mis12-Mtw1 family protein has translation MTTNLSRTSSTTSKRKADDDGVVKRKPTTGLKINSGPAPVIRSSSVLGHSTSRPPSALAQHPRTSHTPPTSDAESSSRPMRQAPPSPPVPAIVAARARGESIPPADPVPARAPSRAGSVTRKTSAPVNKGKGKSKLPGLGLPMGVLPEEEAEDRWMAGQRSELDAKERDNQRRAGASRTSTLNFPSSATGSTPSRKRTQGHSTSSSSGLNRAVLDSSLPVPISDTPVIVRNREIRQASQSRRRSSLSSRATPHASVPPDTFYRHVDPDLPDALRLRQVLCWTASRASDKRPAHKSSPIVQDLLKSIQSQAIKRLASGQINTTISPARTSDSNKVLPPHPKNVTNAQAISKLEAYNQACQAEDSAWSELIAAYNSQQAQVVAALASSAEKEPKDIELDDQWQEGMQLVKEVLRTVKEGVGDGADADDEMSDGEQEIVDRIGALEPQVYEAYESTYRMDQFTTKAAVHLENVFGTLASTLRQRTAPQSTLVPRDETGRMLGVGSGSAVNTMDLLRALTGPGSASGTSAVKVNGIPPRALNEALQKVTPVNAAPTPRKPPGTPRASRGGVGRTKKR, from the exons ATGACCACGAACCTTTCCCGCACATCATCGACAACATCCAAGCGAAAAGCAGACGATGATGGC GTTGTTAAGCGAAAACCTACTACCGGGTTGAAGATTAACTCTGGACCAGCGCCGGTGATACGGAGCTCATCAGTACTGGGCCACTCGACATCGAGACCCCCTTCTGCGCTTGCACAGCATCCACGGACATCCCATACTCCCCCCACTTCAGACGCGGAATCCTCCAGTAGGCCCATGCGACAGGCTCCCCCTTCTCCGCCAGTTCCGGCTATAGTAGCTGCTCGAGCAAGGGGGGAATCCATACCTCCCGCTGACCCTGTTCCCGCGAGAGCTCCCAGCCGAGCTGGATCAGTAACTCGGAAAACATCGGCGCCTGTTAATAAAGGAAAGGGGAAATCAAAGCTACCAGGCCTGGGTCTACCCATGGGCGTGTTaccagaggaagaagctgaggATAGATGGATGGCTGGTCAGAGATCTGAACTTGATGCAAAGGAGCGAGATAATCAACGACGAGCTGGG GCATCTCGAACATCGACGCTCAATTTTCCGTCCTCAGCAACCGGGTCTACTCCTTCCCGAAAGCGTACCCAAGGTCACTCAACCTCGAGCTCTAGTGGTTTGAATCGAGCGGTGCTAG ATTCGAGTCTGCCAGTTCCAATAAGCGATACCCCCGTTATCGTGCGTAATCGTGAAATCCGACAAGCTTCACAGTCCCGACGGAGAAGCAGTCTGAGCTCGCGGG CCACTCCACACGCATCTGTTCCCCCAGACACCTTTTACCGACACGTCGATCCCGATCTCCCAGATGCCCTTCGACTTCGACAAGTTCTATGCTGGACAGCATCTCGAGCATCTGATAAACGGCCAGCCCACAAATCCTCCCCAATCGTACAAGACTTACTCAAATCCATCCAATCACAAGCAATCAAACGACTCGCATCCGGACAAATAAACACCACTATATCTCCTGCACGAACATCAGACTCGAACAaagttcttcctccccatccAAAGAACGTTACCAATGCTCAAGCCATTTCTAAGCTTGAAGCGTATAACCAAGCGTGTCAAGCCGAGGACAGCGCATGGTCCGAGCTCATTGCGGCGTACAATTCTCAACAAGCTCAGGTAGTAGCCGCGCTTGCTTCATCGGCAGAGAAGGAGCCCAAGGATATCGAGCTAGACGATCAATGGCAAGAAGGGATGCAGCTTGTCAAAGAGGTTCTACGAACCGTCAAGGAGGGTGTTGGGGATGGTGCAGATGCAGACGACGAGATGTCCGATGGGGAACAAGAAATCGTCGATCGAATCGGTGCACTCGAGCCCCAGGTGTATGAAGCATACGAGTCTACGTACCGAATGGACCAGTTCACTACCAAGGCCGCGGTACACCTGGAAAACGTGTTTGGAACGTTGGCGAGTACGTTGCGGCAGCGAACTGCGCCACAGAGCACGTTGGTTCCCAGGGACGAGACAGGTCGCATGTTAGGCGTTGGTAGTGGCAGCGCGGTTAATACGATGGATCTGTTGAGGGCGCTGACTGGACCTGGCTCAGCAAGTGGCACAAGTGCAGTGAAGGTGAACGGCATACCACCTAGAGCGCTGAACGAAGCGTTGCAAAAGGTTACGCCAGTCAATGCTGCTCCCACCCCTAGGAAACCACCGGGGACTCCACGAGCGTCAAGAGGCGGAGTCGGACGGACAAAGAAACGATGA